ACACCAGGCTCGACCTCGGCGACGCGACTGCGCCGCCTACGAGCCCGTTCCACCGTGGAGGGCCGGGCTGCGCCGTGACCCTTTCCTCCGAACCGCCTATCCGGTAGACCGGGGTCCATGGACTGGGAGGAGCGGGCACGCCTGGCGGTGTTCGATCACCTGGCCGCACTCGTTGAGCGCCACGGCGAGGTTCTTCCTCGCCAGGCGCTGCAGGAAGGGGTTGCTTTCGAGGGTCGGCAGATCCGTCTGCTCGGACCGCAGGGCATCTTCAAGCCAAGCCAGTTCAAGCTGCCGCTGTCCATCACGACCGCGCCGCCTGTGCCAGGCAAGGAGCCACCCTACCCCGACCGCGCCGAGGGGGACAGGTTGCGCTACGCCTACCGCGGCACCGATCCTCAGCATCGGGACAACGCAGGGCTCCGCTGGGCCATGCAGAAGAGCACTCCGCTGGTGTACTTCCTCGGGGTGGTGCCGGGGCAGTACCTGGCAACCTGGCCGGTACACGTCGTCGCTGACGACTCGGCGGCCTTGACGTTCACCGTCTCACTGGACGCCACGACCGCCGGCGCCGACGCCGTCCTAGCGGGGGAGGACCCGGCCCGCGGCTACACGGTCCAACCGGTGCGCCAGCGACTGCACCAGCGGGTCTTCCGCGAACGCGTCCTCGCCGCCTACCGGAGCGCTTGTGCGATGTGCCGGCTACGTCACACTGAACTGCTTGACGCTGCGCACATCCTCGACGACACCGACGAGCGCAGCACGACCGCCGTATCCAACGGCATTGCGCTGTGCAAGTTGCACCACGCGGCGTTCGATCACCAGATCGTCGGCGTCCGGCCCGACGGTTTGACCGTTGAGGTCCGCAGCGACATCCTCGCCGAGATCGACGGCCCCATGCTGCGGTACGGGCTGCAGGAACTCGAAGGGCATCGCCTCGACGTGCCGCGCCAGCAGCTGCTGCAGCCCGACCCGGCCTTCCTCGCGGAACGCTACGCCCGTTTCCGCGCTGCTGGATGAACGGGCGCCCGGCCACGGCGGCTCGGCGACCAGCAAGCGAGCCGCCGACGGCGTCCGACGGCCGACGGCCCTTCACGGTCCTGTGCAAATCAGTCGCAGTCCCAGCGCACCTACCGGGAGGTGCTCGCCGGCATCCCCATGCCATGGCGCACCGGTCCCCGTCTGCCTCGCGCACCGGAGGGCACGGGTCGCGGGTCCCGAGCGCACGGCTGCTTGGCGAGCGTCAGCGGGCAACGGCGCGGGCAAGCACCAGCGCGACGTCGTCGTCCAACACCTCATGCGCTTCCTCGACCGCGTGGCGAACGTGCGCGAGGGCGGCGTGTGCGCTGGTCGCTGGTGCGGCCTCCAGGGCGCGGCGCAGTGCCCGTTCGCCGACCTCGATGGACTGACCGCGCTGCTCGACTGCTCCGTCGGTATACAGCAGCAGCATGTCGCGGGCCTCGAGGCGCGTGGTTTCCTCGCCGGCTTCGAAGTCGGCGAACGGGCCGACGAGGTCCCCAGCTCTGCCCCGCTGCTCCACCCGGCCGTCGGCGCGGCGCAGAAGTGACAGCGGGTGGCCCGCATTGGCGATGACCACCTGGATGGGCGTGGTGGTGGTGTCCACGGAGGCAAAGCACACGGTGCAGAACCGCTCGGACAAACCGTCTTGGCCGTGGGCCTTGAGTCCCTCTCGGACCAGAATCTCGTTGAGGCGGGCAAGGACCTTGCTCGGGCGGGTTTCGACGCGCGCCAACGCCCGCAGCATGTGTCGGAGCTCCCCGGTCGCGGCCGCGGCGTGAGGGCCCTTGCCGCACACGTCGCCCAGAGCCAGGGCGAACCGACCGTCGTCGAGGTCGAAGACGTCATAGAAGTCTCCCCCGATCTGCAGCTCGGAGGATGCCGGTGCGTAATGGGTGGCCACCTCCAGGCCCGGGATAGGGGGGATGCGCTGTGGCAGTAGCCAGGTCTGGAGGAGGTCGACGAGGTACTCGCCTCTGGCGCGGCGGGCGCGCTCGAGCGCCACCGTGCGGCGAGCGGTCAAGCGCAGCTCCAGCTCGTCGACGGCGATGTCGGCGAGGTCTTGCAGGGTGGCGATCTCGGCCTCGGTGACCTCGCGGGGCTGACCCCCGATCACGTTGATCGTGCCGAGGTTGTGACCGTCGTGGGTTCTGATCGGGGCCGCGGCGTAGAACCGCACCCGCAGCGCGCCGCGCACCAACGGGTTGTCCATCGAGCGGGGATCACGGGCGGCGTCGGTCAGGATGTAGGGATCCTGCTGCAGGATCGCCGAGGCGCACAGGCCGGGGTCGCGGTCGATCTGCCCCACGTCGAGGCCGTGAGCCGCCTTGAACCAGATGCGGTCGTGGTCGACGATCGAGACCGTGGCAATCGGCACGTCGAAGAAGCGCGCCGCCAGCGCTGCAAGACGATCGAACGC
This Egibacteraceae bacterium DNA region includes the following protein-coding sequences:
- a CDS encoding HNH endonuclease translates to MDWEERARLAVFDHLAALVERHGEVLPRQALQEGVAFEGRQIRLLGPQGIFKPSQFKLPLSITTAPPVPGKEPPYPDRAEGDRLRYAYRGTDPQHRDNAGLRWAMQKSTPLVYFLGVVPGQYLATWPVHVVADDSAALTFTVSLDATTAGADAVLAGEDPARGYTVQPVRQRLHQRVFRERVLAAYRSACAMCRLRHTELLDAAHILDDTDERSTTAVSNGIALCKLHHAAFDHQIVGVRPDGLTVEVRSDILAEIDGPMLRYGLQELEGHRLDVPRQQLLQPDPAFLAERYARFRAAG
- a CDS encoding GAF domain-containing SpoIIE family protein phosphatase, which translates into the protein MAAVPALPPQERERLEAVRRYAVLDTPPDGAFDRLAALAARFFDVPIATVSIVDHDRIWFKAAHGLDVGQIDRDPGLCASAILQQDPYILTDAARDPRSMDNPLVRGALRVRFYAAAPIRTHDGHNLGTINVIGGQPREVTEAEIATLQDLADIAVDELELRLTARRTVALERARRARGEYLVDLLQTWLLPQRIPPIPGLEVATHYAPASSELQIGGDFYDVFDLDDGRFALALGDVCGKGPHAAAATGELRHMLRALARVETRPSKVLARLNEILVREGLKAHGQDGLSERFCTVCFASVDTTTTPIQVVIANAGHPLSLLRRADGRVEQRGRAGDLVGPFADFEAGEETTRLEARDMLLLYTDGAVEQRGQSIEVGERALRRALEAAPATSAHAALAHVRHAVEEAHEVLDDDVALVLARAVAR